A window of the Streptomyces luomodiensis genome harbors these coding sequences:
- a CDS encoding Nramp family divalent metal transporter — protein sequence MSSTSSTPSTQHPPHPADPPHVLELPEPPPLRTMVGPGIVAVGIGMAAGEIILWPYLTSIGGLGLLWLAVVTLVVQTAINMEIERYTLATGQTVVAGFSRWNKAWGILICLAGAFQYVWPGWATSGSTTLTYLTGGGDVVWITVGSLVAFGVVLTASPVIYRTIEKVELVKVGLTLFFLAVVVVAVIGWHTWSTAGEKTVTGVGRIPHGITFTMILSALGAAGAGGVHNLVLSNWIRDKGYGMGAHVPKLISPITGQSEASGADRYTFPQDEANLARWRVWWRRANTEHIVSFFGVCLVTIGLMSMLAYETLFGRDDVENSPTFLRLQGDLLGQQVGDWLKILFLAVATVSLWAASIGLLDVIGRVVSDFAKRNYLADSAFWTEGRLYFAVVWAEVGIGSAILLSGVSQPIVLLTISTCAASIVTLVYTVLLIRLNRRDLPAAIRLRGPRLIMMLLAIGFYGFFALAMLKSQLEANF from the coding sequence ATGTCGTCAACGTCGTCGACACCGTCCACCCAGCACCCACCGCACCCGGCCGACCCGCCCCACGTCCTCGAACTGCCCGAACCACCACCGCTGCGCACGATGGTCGGCCCCGGGATCGTCGCCGTCGGGATCGGCATGGCGGCCGGAGAGATCATCCTCTGGCCCTATCTGACCTCGATCGGCGGGCTCGGGCTGCTGTGGCTGGCGGTGGTGACCCTGGTCGTCCAGACAGCGATCAACATGGAGATCGAGCGCTACACCCTGGCCACCGGGCAGACCGTGGTGGCCGGATTCTCCCGCTGGAACAAGGCGTGGGGCATCCTGATCTGCCTGGCCGGCGCGTTCCAGTACGTCTGGCCCGGCTGGGCCACCTCCGGGTCGACGACGCTGACGTATCTGACCGGCGGCGGCGATGTGGTCTGGATCACCGTGGGCTCGCTCGTGGCCTTCGGGGTGGTGCTGACCGCCTCACCGGTGATCTACCGCACGATCGAGAAGGTCGAGCTGGTCAAGGTCGGGCTGACGCTCTTCTTCCTCGCCGTCGTGGTGGTCGCCGTCATCGGCTGGCACACCTGGAGCACGGCGGGTGAGAAGACCGTCACCGGCGTCGGCCGGATTCCGCACGGCATCACCTTCACCATGATCCTCAGCGCGCTGGGCGCCGCCGGCGCGGGCGGGGTGCACAACCTGGTGCTCAGCAACTGGATCCGGGACAAGGGCTACGGCATGGGCGCCCACGTCCCCAAGCTGATCTCTCCCATCACCGGCCAGTCCGAGGCGTCCGGCGCCGACCGCTACACCTTCCCGCAGGACGAGGCGAACCTGGCCCGCTGGCGAGTGTGGTGGCGCCGGGCCAACACCGAGCACATCGTGTCCTTCTTCGGCGTCTGCCTGGTCACGATCGGGCTGATGAGCATGCTCGCCTACGAGACCCTCTTCGGACGCGACGACGTCGAGAACAGCCCGACGTTCCTGCGCCTCCAGGGCGATCTGCTGGGGCAGCAGGTGGGCGACTGGCTGAAGATCCTCTTCCTCGCGGTGGCCACGGTCTCGCTCTGGGCCGCCTCGATCGGTCTGCTCGACGTCATCGGACGCGTGGTCAGCGACTTCGCCAAGCGCAACTACCTGGCGGACTCGGCCTTCTGGACCGAGGGCCGGCTGTACTTCGCGGTGGTCTGGGCCGAGGTCGGCATCGGCTCGGCGATCCTGCTGTCCGGTGTCAGCCAGCCCATCGTGCTGCTGACCATCTCCACCTGCGCCGCCTCCATCGTCACCCTCGTCTACACAGTGCTGCTGATCCGGCTCAACCGCCGTGACCTGCCGGCCGCCATCCGGCTGCGCGGACCGCGACTGATCATGATGCTGCTGGCCATCGGCTTCTACGGCTTCTTCGCTCTCGCGATGCTCAAGAGCCAGCTGGAGGCGAACTTCTGA
- a CDS encoding bifunctional sugar phosphate isomerase/epimerase/4-hydroxyphenylpyruvate dioxygenase family protein, with product MRKSIATVCLSGTLDEKLTAVAAAGFDGVEIFENDLLASPLSPERVRDRAAELGLAIDLFQPFRDFEAVPEDLLARNLRRAEKKFAVMERLGADLMLVCSNVSPAALDDDALAAEQLRLLAERAADHGIRIAYEALAWGRQVNTYDHAWRIVRQADHPALGTCLDSFHILSRGSDPKGIEEIPGEKIFFLQLADAPLMAMDVLQWSRHYRCFPGQGGFDVAGLLEHVLRAGYDGPLSLEVFNDVFRQGDTARTAVDALRSLIALEEAAGRTDLPAPVVPTGFAFAELAAAGPELPALLTGLGFARTGRHHSKPVELWEQGEARIVLNHGLDAGTGHPEPALAAIGLETPDPAASTVRARALLSPVLPRHRAVADAPLDAVAAPDSTELFFCRTERPDHPSWTGDFTPRAATASPAGVTHIDHVALTQPGHHFDEASLFYRAVLGLRPHESLELADPCGLLRSRAVSNADGSVRLALNVAQVRPGPGPSGSLWQHIALHSRDIVSTARRLRELGAPLLPIPDNYYDDLEARHELDPQLHRTLRELGLLYDRDDSGSFLHLYTTTVGRVFFEIVQRIDGYQGYGAANAPVRLAAQHTRTRTR from the coding sequence ATGCGCAAGTCCATCGCCACCGTGTGTCTCAGCGGCACTCTCGACGAGAAGCTCACCGCCGTCGCCGCCGCCGGTTTCGACGGGGTGGAGATCTTCGAGAACGATCTGCTGGCCAGCCCGCTGTCCCCGGAACGGGTCCGGGACCGTGCCGCCGAGCTCGGCCTGGCCATCGACCTCTTCCAGCCCTTCCGCGACTTCGAGGCCGTCCCCGAGGACCTCCTGGCCCGCAATCTGCGCCGCGCCGAGAAGAAGTTCGCGGTCATGGAGCGGCTCGGGGCGGATCTGATGCTGGTGTGCTCCAACGTCTCCCCCGCCGCCCTCGACGACGACGCCCTCGCCGCCGAGCAGCTGCGGCTGCTGGCCGAACGGGCCGCCGACCACGGCATCCGGATCGCCTACGAGGCACTGGCCTGGGGCCGGCAGGTGAACACCTACGACCACGCCTGGCGGATCGTGCGGCAGGCCGACCACCCGGCGCTCGGCACCTGTCTGGACAGCTTCCACATCCTCTCGCGCGGCTCGGACCCCAAGGGCATCGAGGAGATCCCCGGCGAGAAGATCTTCTTCCTCCAGCTCGCCGACGCCCCGCTGATGGCCATGGACGTCCTCCAGTGGAGCCGCCACTACCGCTGCTTCCCCGGCCAGGGCGGCTTCGACGTGGCGGGGCTGCTGGAGCACGTGCTGCGGGCCGGCTACGACGGGCCGCTGTCCCTGGAGGTCTTCAACGACGTCTTCCGGCAGGGCGACACGGCCCGCACCGCCGTGGACGCGCTGCGCTCGCTGATCGCCCTGGAGGAGGCGGCCGGCCGCACCGATCTGCCCGCCCCGGTCGTCCCCACCGGCTTCGCCTTCGCCGAGCTGGCGGCGGCCGGCCCCGAGCTGCCCGCGCTGCTCACCGGGCTCGGCTTCGCCCGCACCGGCCGCCACCACTCCAAGCCCGTGGAGCTGTGGGAGCAGGGCGAGGCCCGGATCGTCCTCAACCACGGCCTCGACGCCGGTACCGGGCACCCCGAACCGGCGCTCGCCGCCATCGGCCTGGAGACCCCCGATCCGGCCGCGTCCACGGTCCGCGCGCGGGCCCTGCTCTCCCCCGTCCTGCCGCGCCACCGGGCCGTGGCGGACGCCCCGCTGGACGCGGTCGCCGCACCCGACTCCACCGAGCTCTTCTTCTGCCGCACCGAACGCCCCGACCACCCCAGCTGGACCGGCGACTTCACCCCGCGCGCCGCCACGGCCTCCCCCGCCGGCGTCACCCACATCGACCATGTGGCGCTCACCCAGCCCGGACACCACTTCGACGAGGCGTCGCTGTTCTACCGCGCCGTGCTGGGCCTGCGGCCGCACGAGTCCCTGGAGCTCGCCGACCCCTGCGGACTGCTGCGCAGCCGGGCCGTGTCCAACGCCGACGGCTCGGTGCGCCTCGCCCTCAACGTGGCCCAGGTCCGTCCGGGGCCGGGCCCCTCCGGCTCGCTGTGGCAGCACATCGCGCTGCACAGCCGGGACATCGTCAGCACCGCGCGCCGGCTGCGGGAGCTCGGCGCGCCCCTGCTGCCCATCCCCGACAACTACTACGACGACCTCGAAGCGCGCCATGAGCTCGATCCCCAGCTCCATCGCACCCTGCGGGAACTCGGCCTGCTCTACGACCGGGACGACAGCGGCTCGTTCCTGCACCTGTACACGACCACCGTCGGCCGGGTCTTCTTCGAGATCGTCCAGCGGATCGACGGCTACCAGGGCTACGGCGCGGCCAACGCGCCCGTACGCCTGGCCGCCCAGCACACCCGCACCCGCACCCGCTGA
- a CDS encoding shikimate dehydrogenase, translating to MRGSARESQESRESQDGRESYLVGLIGSGVGPSLSPALHQREADRHGLRYLYRTIDIDPLGLGPDGVGRLVRAAAALGFDGLNITHPCKQAVIEHLDGLSEDAAQLGAVNTVVFEADGRAIGHNTDWSGFARSFARGLPDVPTGEVVLLGAGGAGAAVAHALLTVGADRLTLADTDQERAEALAEALAGRFGATRVRTVAPDGLPAAVGGADGLVHATPTGMAAHPGLPLPAELLRRDLWVAEVVYRPLRTALLTAARAAGCRTLDGGGMAVFQAADAFRLFTGREPDAERMLADLSDLLKLPAGG from the coding sequence ATGCGGGGCAGTGCTCGGGAGTCACAGGAGTCGCGGGAGTCACAGGACGGACGGGAGTCCTATCTGGTGGGGCTGATCGGCTCCGGAGTGGGCCCCTCGCTCTCCCCCGCCCTGCACCAGCGCGAGGCCGACCGCCACGGGCTGCGGTACCTCTACCGCACGATCGACATCGACCCGCTGGGCCTCGGCCCGGACGGGGTGGGCCGGCTGGTGCGGGCCGCCGCGGCGCTGGGCTTCGACGGGCTGAACATCACCCACCCCTGCAAACAGGCGGTGATCGAGCACCTCGACGGGCTGTCGGAGGACGCCGCGCAGCTCGGCGCGGTCAACACGGTCGTCTTCGAGGCGGACGGCCGGGCGATCGGCCACAACACCGACTGGTCCGGGTTCGCCCGCTCCTTCGCCCGCGGCCTGCCCGACGTGCCCACCGGCGAGGTGGTGCTGCTCGGCGCGGGCGGGGCGGGCGCGGCCGTCGCCCACGCGCTGCTCACCGTCGGCGCCGACCGGCTCACCCTGGCCGACACCGACCAGGAGCGGGCCGAAGCGCTCGCCGAGGCGCTGGCCGGACGGTTCGGCGCCACCCGGGTCCGTACCGTGGCCCCCGACGGGCTCCCGGCGGCCGTCGGGGGCGCGGACGGGCTGGTGCACGCCACCCCCACCGGGATGGCCGCCCACCCCGGGCTGCCGCTCCCCGCCGAGCTGCTGCGCCGCGACCTGTGGGTCGCCGAGGTGGTCTACCGGCCGCTGCGGACCGCGCTGCTCACCGCCGCCCGCGCGGCCGGCTGCCGGACCCTGGACGGCGGCGGCATGGCCGTCTTCCAGGCCGCCGACGCCTTCCGGCTCTTCACCGGCCGGGAACCCGACGCCGAACGGATGCTGGCCGACCTCTCCGACCTGCTCAAGCTCCCCGCCGGAGGCTGA
- a CDS encoding TetR/AcrR family transcriptional regulator, producing the protein MSDQPPKNSRLRDAARTQAEILDVATREFAERGYAGARVDEIAALTRTTKRMIYYYFGGKEQLYIKVLERAYTGIREAEQAVDVTGLDPAEAIRHLAELTYDHHTQHADFIRLVSIENIHRAEHLAKSETLGKAGTPVIDLISGILARGREQGVFRDGVDAVDVHMMISSFAVFPVANQHTFGTLFGRDPLDPERRAHYRRMLGDMVVSYLRDGS; encoded by the coding sequence ATGAGCGATCAGCCGCCGAAGAACAGCCGCCTCCGCGACGCCGCCCGCACCCAGGCCGAGATCCTGGACGTCGCCACCCGGGAATTCGCCGAGCGCGGCTACGCCGGGGCCCGCGTCGACGAGATAGCCGCCCTCACCCGCACCACCAAGCGGATGATCTACTACTACTTCGGCGGCAAGGAGCAGCTCTACATCAAGGTCCTGGAGCGCGCCTACACCGGCATCCGCGAGGCCGAACAGGCCGTGGACGTCACGGGGCTGGACCCCGCCGAGGCCATCCGGCACCTGGCCGAGCTGACCTACGACCACCACACCCAGCACGCCGACTTCATCCGGCTGGTGTCCATCGAGAACATCCACCGGGCCGAGCACCTGGCCAAGTCCGAGACGCTGGGCAAGGCCGGCACCCCGGTGATCGACCTGATCTCCGGCATCCTCGCCCGCGGCCGTGAGCAGGGCGTCTTCCGGGACGGCGTCGACGCCGTCGACGTCCACATGATGATCAGCTCATTCGCCGTCTTCCCGGTGGCCAACCAGCACACCTTCGGCACCCTCTTCGGCCGCGACCCCCTCGACCCGGAGCGCCGCGCCCACTACCGCCGGATGCTCGGCGACATGGTCGTGTCCTACCTGCGCGACGGGTCCTGA